From the genome of Solidesulfovibrio magneticus RS-1:
CCCGCTGCCCCACGACGGCGACCTCCACAAGCATCTTTTCAGCGAGTAACGCACATGCCCTGGTCACAGATCAAACCGGATATGGACGAGCCCGATTACGGCCGTGACAACGGCCTGGACGGGCGCCGCGTCACCTACGCCGCCGCCACCCGTGAAGCCTTGGCACAGGCGCTCAGTCTCGACGAACGCGTCTTCGTCATGGGCCAAGGCGTCGACGACCCCAGCGGCATGTTCGGCGCTTCCCGCGGCCTGCACCTGGAATTCGGAAACGAACGCGTCTTTGACACGCCCCTGGCCGAAACGGCCCTGACCGGCGTGGCCGTGGGCGCGGCCCTGGCCGGCATGCGGCCCGTCTACATGCACAACCGCCCCGATTTCCTGTTCCTGGCCCTGGACCAACTGGCCAACCACGCCGCCAAATGGCGTTTCATGTTCGGTGGCGCGGCTCCGAGCGTCCCCCTGGTCATCTGGGCCTGCATCGGCCGGGGCTGGGGGTCGGCGGCCCAGCATTCCCAGGCCTTACAAGGCATCTTCCAGCATATCCCCGGCCTCAAGCTCGTCATGCCCTCCACCTGTCACGACGCCAAGGGCCTCATGTTGGCCGCCATCAAGGACGACAATCCCGTAGTTATCATCGACCACCGCTTCAATTTCAAAAACAAGGGCATCGTGCCCGAAGATCCCTATCTCGTGCCCCTCGGCAAGGGCATCGTCCGACGCCCGGGCCGTGACGTCACCGTAGCCGCCTTTTCCCATCTGGTCGCCGACGCCTACATGGCGGCCGAGGAACTGGCTCGCGAGGACGGCATCGAGGTCGAGGTCATCGACCCGCGCAGCATCCGCCCCCTGGACGAGGAGCTCATCCTCGGCTCTCTGGCCCGCACCGGCCGTCTGGTGGTGGCCGACACCGGCTGGAAAACCGGCGGCGTCACGGCCGAAGTGGCCGCCCTGGCCGCGGAAAAGGGCTTCGCCTCGCTGAAGGCCCCGGTGGCCCGGGTGGCCAGCCCCGATCTGCCCACCCCGGCCGGCTACACCCTGGAGGCCGCCTATTACGTGGGCAAGGACCAGATCAAGGACGCTGTGCGGCGCGTGGCCCGGGCCTAGCCGTCCAGCCCCGGAAAGGATGGAGCCATGCACAACGACGCCCGCGTGTTCATCGCCGGCGGCGGCAAGGCCGTTTGCCGGGCCATCCGGCGCGCCCTGGCCGCATCCGGCGTCAGCCAGGTGGCCGGAGCCGGCGACAACGAACCCGATTACGCCGATCAGGCCGCCGTGGAGCGGTTTTTCGCCGACTTCCACCCCGAATATGTCTTCATCGCCGGCGGCAAGGCCGGGGGCATCGGCTACAACCGCGCCCATCCGGCCACCCTGGGGCTGGACAACCTGCTTCTGGCCACCCACGTTATGGACGCGGCCCGCCGCCACGGAGTGAAAAAGCTGGTTAATCTGGCCAGCTCCTGCTGCTATCCCAAGGTCTGCCCACAGCCCATGGCCGAGGAGCACCTCATGACCGGCCCGCTGGAGCCCACCAACGAGGCCTACGCCCAGGCCAAGCTGGCCGGCATGGCCCTGGCCAAGGCCTACCGCCAGGAATACGGCCTGGACTACGTCACGGCCATTCCCACCAATTACTTCGGCCCCGGCGACGACTTCAGCCCCGAAAACTCCCACGTGGTCGGGGCGCTGCTCAGCCGTTTCCACGCCGCCAAGCACAACGGCGATCCCGAGGTCGTGGTCTGGGGCACGGGACGTCCTCGGCGCGAATTCCTGTACGTCGACGACGTGGCCTCGGCCTGTCTGGCCGTCATGGACGGCTACAGCGACGAGGCGCCCATCAACATCGCCGGCGGCGAGGATCTCTCCATCGCCGAACTGGCGGCCATGGCCGGGGAAGTCGTCGGCTACCAGGGCGCGCTGCGCTTTGCTGTCGACAAGCCCGACGGCATGATGCAAAAGCGCCTGGACGCCTCGAAACTGCTGGCCCTGGGCTGGTCGCCGGCCCATGACTTCAAAACGGCCCTGCGCCATACCTACCAATGGTTTTGCGGTCAGTCCGCCTGACCGCCCACGCCCAGAGGAACGCCATGTCCAAAATGAAAGTGCCCTTCGGCACCATTTCCATCCCCCCCCGGGCCAAGGAACTCATCAACGAGGCCCTCGAGATCAAGCGGGTGTCCTGCGGCCGTAT
Proteins encoded in this window:
- a CDS encoding alpha-ketoacid dehydrogenase subunit beta, whose amino-acid sequence is MPWSQIKPDMDEPDYGRDNGLDGRRVTYAAATREALAQALSLDERVFVMGQGVDDPSGMFGASRGLHLEFGNERVFDTPLAETALTGVAVGAALAGMRPVYMHNRPDFLFLALDQLANHAAKWRFMFGGAAPSVPLVIWACIGRGWGSAAQHSQALQGIFQHIPGLKLVMPSTCHDAKGLMLAAIKDDNPVVIIDHRFNFKNKGIVPEDPYLVPLGKGIVRRPGRDVTVAAFSHLVADAYMAAEELAREDGIEVEVIDPRSIRPLDEELILGSLARTGRLVVADTGWKTGGVTAEVAALAAEKGFASLKAPVARVASPDLPTPAGYTLEAAYYVGKDQIKDAVRRVARA
- a CDS encoding GDP-L-fucose synthase family protein, producing the protein MHNDARVFIAGGGKAVCRAIRRALAASGVSQVAGAGDNEPDYADQAAVERFFADFHPEYVFIAGGKAGGIGYNRAHPATLGLDNLLLATHVMDAARRHGVKKLVNLASSCCYPKVCPQPMAEEHLMTGPLEPTNEAYAQAKLAGMALAKAYRQEYGLDYVTAIPTNYFGPGDDFSPENSHVVGALLSRFHAAKHNGDPEVVVWGTGRPRREFLYVDDVASACLAVMDGYSDEAPINIAGGEDLSIAELAAMAGEVVGYQGALRFAVDKPDGMMQKRLDASKLLALGWSPAHDFKTALRHTYQWFCGQSA